From Psychrobacillus sp. FSL K6-2836, a single genomic window includes:
- the rsmH gene encoding 16S rRNA (cytosine(1402)-N(4))-methyltransferase RsmH: MFHHTTVLLKETVDGLAIRPDGVYVDCTLGGAGHSEYLVQQLNENGRLICFDQDMTAIENAKLKLAPFLDKVTFVHANFRYLKDELYQIGIEKVDGILYDLGVSSPQLDTPERGFSYNYDAPLDMRMDQTSELTAYHVVNEWSYEKLLKIFFRYGEEKFSKQIARKIEKAREIEPIATTFQLVELIKEGIPAAARRTGGHPAKRIFQAIRIAVNDELGAAEDSLEDAIKLIKVGGRVSVITFHSLEDRLTKTIFKEASSIPDLPPNLPMIPAGMEPMLKLVTRKPIVPSEEELAVNNRSRSAKLRIVEKLIEKGSI, from the coding sequence TTGTTTCATCACACAACCGTATTACTAAAAGAGACAGTAGATGGACTAGCTATTCGTCCTGATGGGGTCTATGTGGATTGCACGCTAGGCGGAGCAGGACACAGTGAATATTTAGTACAACAATTAAATGAAAATGGTAGACTTATTTGCTTCGATCAAGATATGACGGCTATTGAAAATGCAAAGTTAAAACTAGCACCCTTTTTAGATAAAGTCACATTTGTACATGCTAACTTTCGTTATTTAAAAGACGAGCTTTACCAAATTGGTATCGAAAAAGTCGATGGGATTTTGTATGACTTAGGTGTATCTTCTCCACAATTAGATACACCAGAGCGTGGATTTAGTTACAACTATGATGCCCCGCTAGATATGAGGATGGATCAAACCAGTGAGTTAACTGCTTACCATGTAGTCAATGAATGGTCATATGAAAAACTACTCAAAATATTTTTCCGTTATGGAGAAGAGAAGTTTTCTAAACAAATAGCACGCAAAATTGAAAAGGCGAGAGAAATAGAACCAATTGCTACGACTTTCCAACTCGTTGAACTAATAAAAGAAGGTATTCCAGCAGCAGCTAGAAGAACTGGTGGACATCCTGCGAAACGAATTTTCCAGGCAATCCGAATTGCTGTAAATGATGAATTAGGAGCAGCAGAAGACTCTCTAGAAGATGCGATTAAGCTTATAAAAGTAGGAGGAAGAGTAAGTGTTATTACCTTCCATTCTTTAGAAGATAGACTAACTAAAACAATTTTTAAAGAAGCATCCTCTATACCTGATTTACCACCAAATCTACCAATGATTCCAGCAGGAATGGAGCCAATGTTAAAACTAGTTACTAGGAAACCGATTGTCCCGTCGGAGGAAGAATTAGCGGTAAATAATCGTTCCCGTTCAGCTAAGTTACGCATTGTGGAAAAATTAATCGAAAAGGGGAGTATCTAA
- the bshC gene encoding bacillithiol biosynthesis cysteine-adding enzyme BshC, with product MRLEQYTQPFASSFYKKYLEDITDLSSFFHYEWNQKALNKRVQEADFSKHKRTELAEVITSYMSKYGISAKSSQHIDELRENGIVVIGGQQAGILSGPLYSIHKAISVIALAKQQREILGKPVIPVFWIAGEDHDIDEINHVYIERSRTLQKLVYPEKSRTKKIASESSFEQQLMDGYLDEIFKSLPETLYTKNLKSKVMELLENNLTYTSFFTALMNELFQEEGLLLLDAAYEPLRKLESDYFQLQILHASEIAKVVLEHEGKMEQEGFGTPIQAKESAAHLFYIEEGERFLLERVNDQFIHEAKGLSFTLDEMMEIAREHPEKLSNNVVTRPIMQEMVFPVLSFIAGPGEIAYWGTLKTAFEIFDMKMPVLMPRISISIVNAKTQSLLEKLSFTIEDVWDGTLQEAKLNYINNNRNEEIPHLIEEIKEDLIEKYDKLEKILMTNGMKLSPLVQKNLQNHEKQLKFIHNAIEDTFLSKLDATINRYDRISMSLVPNSGLQERTYTPIQLLNEYGPTLIQKLLEVPYEFNGKHHVIYI from the coding sequence GTGCGATTAGAGCAGTACACACAACCATTCGCTTCCTCATTTTACAAGAAATATTTAGAAGATATAACTGACTTATCTTCTTTCTTTCATTATGAATGGAATCAAAAGGCACTAAACAAAAGAGTTCAGGAAGCTGATTTTAGCAAACATAAAAGAACTGAACTTGCTGAAGTCATAACTTCGTATATGAGCAAATATGGTATATCAGCAAAGAGTAGCCAGCATATAGATGAACTTAGAGAAAATGGAATTGTAGTTATTGGGGGGCAGCAGGCGGGGATTCTTTCTGGACCTTTGTATTCAATCCATAAAGCAATTTCTGTTATTGCCTTGGCAAAACAACAAAGAGAAATACTCGGAAAACCCGTTATACCTGTTTTTTGGATTGCTGGAGAGGATCATGATATTGATGAAATTAATCATGTATACATAGAAAGAAGCCGAACACTTCAAAAGCTTGTTTATCCAGAAAAATCTAGAACTAAAAAAATTGCTTCCGAATCCTCTTTTGAACAGCAGTTAATGGATGGCTATTTGGATGAAATTTTCAAAAGCTTACCAGAAACCTTATACACGAAAAACCTTAAATCCAAGGTTATGGAGCTTTTAGAAAATAACTTAACGTATACAAGCTTTTTTACGGCCTTGATGAATGAACTTTTTCAAGAGGAAGGGTTGCTGTTATTAGACGCTGCATATGAGCCATTAAGAAAACTGGAAAGTGATTATTTCCAATTACAAATATTACATGCGTCAGAAATAGCGAAGGTTGTATTGGAGCATGAGGGCAAAATGGAACAAGAAGGGTTTGGCACTCCCATCCAAGCAAAAGAATCAGCAGCTCACTTATTTTACATCGAAGAGGGCGAACGCTTCTTATTGGAAAGAGTGAACGACCAATTTATCCATGAGGCAAAGGGACTCTCATTTACATTGGATGAAATGATGGAAATTGCAAGAGAACATCCTGAAAAGCTGAGTAATAATGTTGTGACTAGACCGATAATGCAGGAAATGGTCTTTCCGGTGTTAAGCTTCATAGCTGGACCTGGTGAAATTGCCTATTGGGGTACACTAAAAACAGCATTTGAGATTTTTGATATGAAAATGCCTGTTCTCATGCCTCGAATTAGTATTTCGATTGTCAATGCAAAAACGCAATCATTATTAGAAAAGTTATCCTTTACAATTGAAGATGTATGGGATGGAACGTTACAAGAAGCTAAATTGAATTATATTAATAATAATCGTAACGAAGAAATTCCTCATTTGATTGAAGAAATTAAAGAGGATCTTATAGAAAAGTATGACAAGCTGGAGAAAATTTTAATGACGAATGGTATGAAGCTCTCTCCTTTAGTACAAAAGAATTTGCAAAACCATGAAAAACAGCTGAAATTTATTCATAATGCAATTGAAGATACATTCCTAAGTAAGTTGGATGCAACTATTAATCGCTATGATCGTATTAGTATGAGCCTTGTACCAAACAGTGGGCTACAAGAACGAACATATACACCGATTCAATTATTGAATGAATATGGTCCAACTCTAATCCAAAAATTATTAGAGGTTCCTTATGAATTTAATGGTAAACATCATGTGATTTATATATAG
- a CDS encoding ketopantoate reductase family protein: MNIGIIGAGAVGLLFGAYLSESSHRITFLVRETNITKQFYIENDTEKTKQIPCEIVSDIAELKKMDLIIIAVKYHHLTQIEGQLNSLPLHIPLLFIQNGLSHIAFLKHLKQETIIIGSVLHGAAKKNNSTVQHLGIGPTYIGFYKGEWNSIHNFAENINDLFPLILTPDIEQMLVKKAMLNCLINPLTTIACVTNGELIEKHSYKSILRSMYDEMMEAFEEWKERLPWDEVVALCENTRLNRSSMLKDFENGRMMELDTIVGAILERAKQRKQTLPILQTFYLLLSEINKEGDYYG; encoded by the coding sequence ATGAATATTGGTATAATTGGTGCAGGAGCAGTAGGACTACTATTTGGCGCTTATTTATCGGAGTCTAGTCATCGCATTACTTTTTTAGTCCGAGAAACTAATATAACCAAGCAATTCTACATAGAAAATGACACTGAAAAAACTAAACAAATTCCTTGTGAAATTGTTTCAGACATAGCTGAATTAAAAAAGATGGATCTAATTATTATTGCCGTAAAGTACCATCATCTTACACAAATAGAAGGCCAGTTAAATTCTTTACCGCTGCATATCCCTCTTCTATTTATACAAAACGGATTATCACATATAGCTTTTCTAAAGCATTTAAAACAAGAAACTATTATAATCGGTTCAGTGTTACATGGTGCTGCAAAAAAAAATAACTCCACAGTTCAGCACTTAGGGATAGGTCCAACTTATATTGGGTTTTATAAAGGTGAATGGAATTCCATTCATAATTTTGCGGAAAATATTAATGATCTATTTCCATTAATTTTAACACCGGATATTGAGCAAATGCTTGTTAAAAAAGCGATGCTAAATTGTTTGATCAATCCATTGACTACTATTGCTTGTGTAACCAATGGTGAACTAATTGAAAAGCATTCATACAAATCTATATTGAGAAGTATGTACGACGAAATGATGGAAGCATTTGAGGAATGGAAAGAAAGACTTCCTTGGGATGAAGTTGTTGCATTGTGTGAGAATACTAGATTAAATCGTTCTTCCATGCTTAAGGACTTTGAGAATGGTCGAATGATGGAGTTAGATACAATAGTGGGGGCTATATTAGAAAGAGCCAAACAAAGAAAGCAAACATTGCCGATCTTACAAACATTTTATTTATTATTAAGTGAAATAAATAAAGAGGGTGATTATTATGGTTAA
- the ftsL gene encoding cell division protein FtsL — protein sequence MAIRKQQSQTYITRPSYPEQPHIEKAAKQRNKLISRGEKILFVGLLAVVTILSLMIIQTQTAVRATTTEISLLEKEIDSTVKKNTDLTLQVNELSTYDRIWKKAEELGLKLNEQNVKVVPGQ from the coding sequence ATGGCTATACGCAAACAGCAATCACAAACATACATAACGCGGCCTTCTTACCCTGAACAACCACATATAGAAAAGGCGGCAAAACAACGTAATAAGCTGATTTCTCGAGGAGAAAAAATCCTTTTTGTTGGATTATTAGCTGTAGTTACCATTCTGTCTTTAATGATTATTCAAACTCAAACCGCTGTACGGGCTACAACTACCGAGATTTCTCTGCTAGAAAAGGAAATTGACTCAACAGTGAAAAAGAATACTGACTTAACTTTACAAGTAAATGAATTATCTACCTATGATCGCATTTGGAAAAAGGCGGAAGAGCTCGGTTTGAAACTGAATGAGCAAAACGTAAAGGTAGTGCCAGGACAATGA
- a CDS encoding DUF3397 family protein, giving the protein MVNVLSVFVIYPIVVFLVVFLFCIFILQKRKNSIGIASDVSTFFLYFSITNMFSFIFIKEIGWYLVIFSIILATIMTYLEWRSKKEIEVIPLLRKIWRLLFLLLCCLYAFLWLFGVIRYVLSYIS; this is encoded by the coding sequence ATGGTTAATGTTCTTTCCGTTTTTGTCATATATCCAATAGTCGTTTTTTTAGTTGTTTTTCTATTTTGTATATTTATCTTACAAAAAAGAAAAAATTCAATTGGAATAGCATCTGATGTATCGACTTTCTTTTTATATTTTTCCATTACTAATATGTTTTCTTTCATTTTCATAAAAGAGATTGGTTGGTATCTTGTTATTTTTTCCATAATTTTAGCGACAATTATGACGTATCTAGAATGGCGATCTAAAAAAGAGATAGAAGTAATCCCGTTATTAAGGAAAATTTGGAGATTATTATTTCTACTATTATGTTGTCTATATGCGTTTTTGTGGCTATTCGGAGTTATCCGATATGTTTTATCATATATAAGCTGA
- the mraZ gene encoding division/cell wall cluster transcriptional repressor MraZ yields MFMGEYQHNVDAKGRLIIPSKFREHLEDSFVLTRGLDNCLFGYPMNEWRKLEEKLKELPVTKKDARAFTRFFFSGATEVEIDKQGRINIPNNLRSYAKMDKECIVLGVSNRLEIWAKDAWENYFVESEDSFNDIAENMIGFDI; encoded by the coding sequence ATGTTCATGGGCGAATATCAACATAACGTTGATGCAAAGGGACGGTTAATAATTCCTTCCAAATTCCGAGAGCACTTAGAAGACAGTTTTGTTCTAACACGTGGTCTTGATAATTGCTTATTTGGTTATCCTATGAATGAATGGCGAAAACTCGAAGAAAAACTAAAAGAACTCCCTGTTACGAAGAAAGACGCTCGTGCATTTACTCGTTTTTTCTTCTCCGGTGCAACCGAAGTAGAAATAGACAAACAAGGGCGTATCAACATCCCGAATAATCTACGGAGCTATGCAAAAATGGACAAGGAATGCATCGTACTTGGAGTATCGAATCGGCTTGAAATTTGGGCTAAAGATGCTTGGGAAAATTATTTTGTGGAATCTGAGGATTCTTTCAATGATATTGCAGAAAATATGATTGGCTTTGATATATAA
- a CDS encoding penicillin-binding protein → MFLLYGGLFFLLLSRFVFIQYTGTAEGQELSTKAENKYSREQTLQASRGKIIDRNGEVIAQDTLSYKMIAVISPSATSNSSIQRHVSDTAKTAKVLSNYIDMTEQEIKDLLDKNIKAEKYQVEFGKAGRDISNQVMEEIKSNKLPGIIFIEDLKRLYPNGQFASHLIGFALKEEKEDGTAEAVGKMGLEYIYDEELTGTPGKVEFKSDTKGFLLPNAEKMVTEAQDGLDIHLTLDKTIQNFLEDAMNNAQEKYEPERMTAIVADPKTGEILAMSQRPTFEPNTRDGLSTNWLNEVTEQTIEPGSTFKIFTLASAIEEGVWAPNATFKSGSYTIYDTTIRDHNVVGWGNITYLEGFQRSSNVSMAYLLNQIGEKTFNEYIKLFGFGQKTGIDLPHEATGIIADSGPVERITTTYGQGTTVTPIQMVQAMTAIANEGKMMQPYIIDEIVDPNTNEVVQNHKPTEKESPISEATAQQVKEILASTVTSEKGTAKKFKLNGYTSAGKTGTAQIAKPGGGYYWGKNDFLYSFLGMAPVEDPQLIVYIMVHRPNLELTEFGSDTTSEIFNTVTERSLKYLNIEPENLELANPIEMPNVIGENMIESQSKLEALGLKTVVIGQGDKVVEQYPDANTSTISNGTVFIKGQGDSRLPNFKGWSKRNVMIYKSLSNLQIDIVGEGFVTDQSLTGGSIVTADTPIVVQFATPEEVTNMETNTEEIKTDLPQD, encoded by the coding sequence ATGTTTTTACTATATGGAGGGCTCTTTTTTTTATTACTTAGTCGCTTTGTGTTTATACAGTATACAGGTACTGCAGAAGGACAGGAATTATCAACGAAAGCAGAGAACAAATATAGTAGAGAACAAACTCTTCAAGCGAGTAGAGGCAAAATAATTGATCGTAATGGTGAAGTTATTGCGCAAGATACACTTAGCTACAAAATGATTGCTGTGATTAGTCCAAGTGCCACTAGTAATAGTAGTATACAAAGACATGTTAGTGATACAGCAAAAACTGCTAAAGTATTATCGAATTATATAGATATGACAGAACAAGAGATTAAGGATTTACTAGATAAGAATATAAAAGCAGAGAAATACCAAGTGGAATTTGGAAAAGCGGGTAGAGATATAAGTAACCAGGTAATGGAAGAGATTAAAAGTAACAAGCTGCCAGGAATTATTTTTATAGAGGATTTGAAAAGATTATACCCAAATGGGCAGTTTGCTTCTCATTTAATAGGTTTTGCTCTTAAAGAAGAAAAGGAAGATGGGACAGCTGAAGCAGTTGGAAAAATGGGGCTTGAATATATTTATGATGAAGAGCTGACAGGTACGCCAGGAAAAGTAGAATTCAAGAGTGATACAAAAGGTTTTTTACTTCCGAATGCTGAAAAAATGGTGACAGAGGCACAGGACGGCTTGGATATCCATCTCACACTAGACAAAACCATTCAAAATTTTCTAGAAGATGCGATGAATAATGCTCAAGAAAAATATGAGCCAGAACGAATGACTGCTATTGTAGCAGATCCGAAAACGGGTGAGATATTGGCTATGTCCCAGCGGCCTACCTTTGAACCGAATACAAGAGATGGATTATCTACCAACTGGCTAAATGAAGTGACAGAGCAGACGATTGAGCCAGGATCTACCTTTAAGATATTCACGCTAGCCTCTGCAATTGAAGAGGGAGTATGGGCACCTAATGCTACGTTTAAATCTGGTTCCTATACAATATATGATACAACAATTCGTGATCATAACGTTGTAGGGTGGGGGAATATAACGTATTTAGAAGGTTTTCAACGTTCATCTAACGTATCTATGGCTTACTTACTCAACCAAATTGGAGAGAAAACATTCAATGAGTACATTAAACTTTTTGGATTTGGACAAAAGACTGGAATCGACCTTCCACATGAAGCAACTGGAATTATAGCGGATTCTGGTCCAGTTGAACGTATTACTACAACATATGGTCAGGGGACAACTGTTACACCTATACAAATGGTGCAAGCTATGACTGCTATAGCAAATGAAGGCAAGATGATGCAACCCTATATTATAGATGAAATTGTCGATCCAAATACAAATGAAGTAGTACAAAATCATAAACCGACTGAAAAAGAATCTCCTATTTCTGAAGCAACTGCACAACAGGTAAAAGAAATCCTGGCGAGTACCGTAACATCAGAAAAAGGTACTGCCAAGAAGTTTAAGTTAAATGGATATACATCAGCTGGTAAAACTGGAACTGCCCAAATAGCTAAACCCGGTGGTGGTTACTATTGGGGGAAAAATGACTTCCTATACTCATTCTTAGGGATGGCTCCGGTAGAGGATCCACAGTTAATCGTGTATATCATGGTTCATCGACCTAATCTGGAATTAACAGAATTTGGTTCTGATACGACATCTGAAATTTTCAATACAGTGACGGAGAGAAGTTTAAAATATTTGAACATCGAGCCTGAGAATTTGGAACTTGCAAATCCAATTGAAATGCCTAATGTAATCGGAGAAAATATGATAGAAAGTCAAAGCAAACTGGAAGCACTTGGGTTGAAAACTGTAGTTATTGGTCAGGGCGACAAGGTAGTAGAGCAGTATCCAGATGCTAATACATCAACTATTTCTAATGGCACAGTCTTTATAAAGGGACAGGGAGATAGCAGGTTGCCTAATTTTAAGGGGTGGTCAAAAAGAAATGTCATGATCTATAAATCATTATCCAATTTACAGATTGATATTGTTGGAGAAGGATTTGTAACAGACCAGAGCTTGACTGGCGGATCGATTGTAACGGCTGATACTCCAATCGTCGTCCAATTTGCAACTCCAGAGGAAGTTACGAATATGGAGACAAACACAGAAGAAATAAAAACAGATCTACCTCAGGATTAA